The sequence TGCTCCCCAGCTCCGCCCCCCGGTCTGCAAAATCATTGATTACGGCAAATATCAGTACGAACAGGAAAAATCTCAATCGCAACAGCGCAAAAAGAATAAATCCCGGGAAGAAAAGGAAATGCGCTTGAGTCTGGGAATTGACGAACACGATTTATTGATCAAGGCCAAAAAGGTCGATCAGTTCCTCAGTCGCCAACATAAAGTGAAAATAACTGTCAGGTTCAGGGGTCGCGAGATCGCCCATCCCGAGCTAGGCAAACAGACTTTAGAAAAATTTCTGACTTTGCTGCAAACTCAATATACTATTGAAAAATCCCCTCTTATTCAAAACCGTCAATTATTTACCATTCTGAGTCCAAAATAACTATGCCCAAGAAAATGAAAACTCACCAAGGTACCGCCAAGCGGATCCAAATTACCAAGGGCGGTAAAATGAAGCGGCGTAAAGCTTTTCAAAGCCACAATTTAGAGAAAAAATCTGCCGCCCGCAAACGCCCTCAGAAAAAGATGCAAGATGTAGCCGGGGCTATCCAGAAAAAAACTAGACGTTTACTCGCTATTTAAAGACTATGGCCAGAATTAAACGAGGAATTCTAACTCAGAAGAAACACAAAAAACTGCGGAAAGCTGTCAGCGGTTTTCGGACATCCCGCCGGCATTCTATTAAATTAGCGCGACAAGCTTTTCTAAAAGCGGGCGTCTACGCTTACCGCGATCGCAAAGCCAAGAAAAGAGATTTCCGCAGTCTTTGGATTATTAGAATCAACGCTGCTCTCCAAGGCTTAGATTGGGGCTACAACAAATTCATTCATCAGCTGCAAACCAAGAAAATTGAGCTAGATCGCAAGATCTTGGCTCAGCTGGCCCATCAACATCCGCAAATATTTGCCGCTATCGTAACTCAGATTAAACCAAATTAAATAGCCTAGCCAACCGATAACCCTAGATATACTATCGAGCTGTTTTGGTGAAATGAAAATCAATGAGAAAATAGATTCATGAGGCTAAATTTGGATATGAACCGAATTATCAAATATTTGATTCTGAGCGATTTGGTTTTTTATACAGGTTGGGGATTAATTACGCCCGTTTTCGCTATTTTTATCATCGAAAAAATCCAAGGCGGCGATCTAATCGTCGTAGGGATTGCTACTTCAATTTATTGGATCTTAATGTCACTTCTGCGCATTCCTTTTGGTATTTTCTTAGATAGCAAAAAAGGCGAACGGGATGATTATGCCTTTATGGTTATCGGCTTGTTAATCGCTGCCTTAGTTCCTTTTGGCTATCTTTACATAATCCATCCTTGGCAATTATATGTTCTACAAACTATCCATGGCATCGGTATGGCCATGAGTTTAGCCGGCTGGTCGGCTATTTTTACTCGCAATATCGACAAGGGACGTGAATCAACCGAATGGGGATTAAGTGCCACCGGTTATAGTATCGGTACCGGCGCTGCCGGCATCATCGGCGGGTATGCCGTAGAAACATTTGGTTTCAACCCGGTATTTATTGGGGTGGGTATCTTAGGGTTACTGGGCGTTAGTTTACTCCTTAGCATTAAGCAAGATCTGGTCAAACAACCTCGGGCCGCTGCTGTGCGCTTTTATGCTAATCCGAGAGATTTCTTTTTAAATAAATAAAAAGCTACCCCCGGTCTCGCCTGACCAGGGGTAACGAAGGAGGAGCGTGCTTTGCGAGAGCTTAAATGCCCTCACATAAAGAGCTCAGGCGTAATTATGCTCTCGTTAAATAGATATGTCAATCAATCTCTCTTCTTCTAAGAAACGGGTTTGGATTAGGTGTAAATTATTAGACAGTAGTTGCCCTACTAAAAACTAGCTGATCATTAGCGATATTTGTGTACAGGGGCAGTCACAATTTCATCTTTCACTAATTTGTCTGAGAAAATCATATCTTTACGAACAGCTTCACTCCCTCCGGCGGCAGTCAGATCCATATTATCGGCTACTTCAATGAAACTGCTAAGATTAGCTCGCTCGTTGCCTGATTGTTTCTGCAAAATCAATCGATAAGTAGCTTCTCCGTTGGTAAAATTAAGCTTGAAAGGAAGCTCGTACTCTAGTGCTATTTCCTTGGTCTCACCAGGATTAATGGTCAACCACAACCCTGCTACAGTTTTTCCATCAGAACTATCTAAATCAATTTGCGTATTTTCATCTTGGCCGGTTGTTTTTGTAATATGCGAACCCATCGGCAGATAAACCCGAATGTAATTTTTACTGATTCCGTCAGGGAACTTGTTTGTACCAGTATGAGTATATTTGATAGTTAAATGGTCGATAATGCTGGTGTTGGTTTGGACATTGGCTTGATGAGAAATTTCCTGAACTAATGAACGGCTGCTTTTATTTCCGCCTAGATTAGCTGTCACCACATACAAATAATCTTCAGTGGCAGCGATGCGACGGACTTCCCCACCCCAATTTAATTTACTTACCACATCTTCGAGAGACGCATCAGAAAAATTCAACAGAATATCTTTACTCACTAAGCGTTGAAAAAGTTTATTGCCGATTAGGCGAATCTCCCGGGAATTAGCTTTGAATAACCTATCCATTAAGACCGGAGCAAAATCCAATAAAACTTGCTTGGGGTTATAAGCGCCGCTCTTATCCGCCACGGCAATTTGCTGCTGCGTTTTCTCGACAAAATTAGCTGCCGTTAAAGCAAACTTGTATTTCGGCAGCTCCACCGGCCCCATGATACTCAAGATGTCTTCAATAATGCCCGGATTCAGAGCAATCATGCCGTCCACCGTCCCGCCACCGGATTGTTCGTACAGCTTCTGAATAGTGCGCACCGATGTGGGGAAATTCGGTTCCCAGTTAGCATCGCGAATACCGTAATAAGCCGTAATCCCCTTTAATGGGGTCGGCAAGGCCATATCATTATAGAGATTTTGGCCGTCTATACGCTGAGTCGAATCCACGAAAAAGCTCTCTAATTTGCCTTGATAAAGCTTGATCAATACATAACTGCCGATAAAACCGCCAGTTGGCCGTAATTCATTATTATTCTGATTAAGAATTAAATAATACCGCGGAGTGCCAAAACCCATCATCTTCGGCAGCCCTTTGGCCATATTACCCATCAAATCTAACGCTGTTTGTAAGGTGAGGGCTTTATCTTTAGCATCTTGCAATAGCGAAGCGTAGGCGGGATCGACATAGGCAATATTCAAAAGACTCAGGTTAGTATTAGCAGCGGCAACTTCTTTTAAGGCTAGATCAATTTTGCTTGAGTTGGTGATTAAGATCTTTCCTAATTCTTCGCCAACATTGCTCATATTAGAACCTACCGTCACTAAACTATCCCAGTATCCAATGACGGGCTTAATCGCTTCAGAAACCAAGATCCCAGCCTTAGCCAAGTGCTGACCGGTTTGCATGATCGCTTCGCCTTGCAAGATTTGAGATGATTCAAAATTAACCCCAGCTAACAATAAATTGCTTTGACCCAATTCGGCAAAAGTAGTCAAGCCGGCGTTAAAATTCTTTTCCGCCAAATTAAAGTTAACCAGCGCATTGTCGATTTCCAGTTTGCGCAAAGCTTCTGACCCTTTTTGCAGGCTGGCAGCCCCCGCTTCTCCCCGACTCAGTAAATTATCTTTCAAATCTGAGCTGCCTGCATACAAAAACGCCCCCATCACATAAACCAACACTGCTAATATAAAAAATAGTGTCCAGCGGATAATGCCAATGCCTAAATGGGGTTTTTCGGGCGAAAAATCCAGATCTAATACATGTTCATTTCCGCCGGTTACTGCTCTGACCGCTGGATTAGATTGCAACACAACTTCGGGACGATGACTGAAAAAATGCAGCCGCCGTGCAGTAGGATGCAGTTTCTTTTTGATGTAATAATATTTTTTATTCTCCCCCATTAGTCAAAATGTTTAAGATGGCAGCAGCGGTTTTCTCCCAAGTAAATTGATGGGCCTGCTGCCGACCGGCACTACTTAGTTGGTGGGCCAGATCTGGTTCCGTTAAAAGCTTAAATAGAGCTGCGTCTAATTCGGATTGCCGCTGTGGATCAATCAACAGAGCAGCAGCCCCGGTTACCTCCGGCAATGAAGCTACGTTAGCCGTGATGACCGGACAGCCAGCTGCCATCGCCTCTAAGACAGGTAAGCCAAATCCTTCGTAAAAAGTCGGGAACACGAATACGGCAGCGTTTTGTAGCCAAGTAATTTTTTTCTGTTCAGTTACCGGTCCGGTAAAAATAACTTCCTGGCCTAAATTCAATTTTTCAACCTCAGCAAAAATCGCCTCACTTAGCCAACTTTTTGCTCCCGAAATCACCAGCTTTATATTAGCAAATTCCTGCTGTTTTATATAATGTAAGCCCCGCACAATGGCGATAACGTTTTTGCGCGGCTCTAGACTCCCAATATAATATAAATATTTATCGGGCACATTAAATTGGGCACGCAAAGCCGTGATCGCTTCCAACGGCTGCGGAATAAAATAAATTGCGTCCACACCTTCGTACACAACTGAAATTTTGGCAGGATCCGCATGGTACAAATTCACCAAATCCTGCTTAGTGCTATTAGATACAGCGATCATTTTATCAGCTGTCCGCGCTAAATAAGGATAGTTCATTTGCCATTGCCAAAGCCGAGATTTCCAAGTGTAAAAATGAGGAAACAAAGCAAATACCAGATCATGAAAAGTAATTACCGTGCGACACTGGCGGCTCACCGGAAGTAAACGCGGACTGGGTTGCCACATCACATCCAAACCTCCACAAATTTTATCTGCCCAAGGCCAGCCGAAGGGCTTCCAAATGGCATGTAAAAGTAATGGGAAATTGATCCATTTGAGTGAACGAATTTCAACATGGGAATTCTTCAGAAAACTGGCTTCGGATAATAGATACTCTAATTTACTTCCCAAATCACGGTAGGCAACATAAAACAAAACATAGGTATTTTGTTGATCTAGAGCTAATAGCTGCTCGAGCACTTTTAAAGTATATTGTTCGATACCGCTTCGCTGACCGGTCAGTAATCCCCTAATATCTACACCGATGCGCATTAAATAATTTCCCTCTTTTTTAGATGCTGACTATAGACTGATCGAGTAAAATCCTCAAAGCTATTTTGAAAAACTTTCCGATCAAATTTTTGGGCCTGCCGCTGAATAGCGGCTGGGTCCCATTTTGTTTCGGCGCATTGCTTAACTGCTTCCATTAAAGATTCTGGAGTTGGTTGATCAAAAAAGATGCCAGTTTTATTCATAACTACCGTTTCGACAGCTCCCCCACCCCGATAGGCTATCACCGGCCGACCAGCTGCCATCGCCTCCAGAGGAACAATACCGGCATCTTCTTCTTGCGGCATCACCAGCGCCCGGCAATGGGAGAGATAATGCGCCACTTCTGCATCAGAAACCCGTCCTAGAAATTCGATATTACGTTGGGCCCGCAACATCCATTTTTTTAAAGCCGGACCAGTGCCGATAATCTTTAAGGGTAATTTTAATTTATTAAAAGCAGCAATGGCCAGATCCGTCCGCTTGTAGGCCGTCTGCCTTCCTATAATAAGGTAATAATCTCCTATTTTTTCACTAATAGTAAATCTGGCTGTATCCACGGGCGGATAGATCACCGTCGCCTCGTGTTCGTAATATTTTTTAATGCGCTGCCGCGTGGTTTGGGAATTAGCGACAAATACATCCACCCGATCGGCTGCTACCCGATCCCACAACCGCAGCTTATGAATCAGTGCCGGCATTACCAATTTAACCAACCAATTGAAACCGCCATATTCCGGATGCTGCAAATAATAATGATAATGGCTCCAATAATAGCGAGTGGGTGTGTGGCAATAACAAATATGCAATGTCTCCGGTTTAGTCAACACTCCCTTAGCCTCTGCACTAGCGCTAGAAATAACTATGTCGTAGTTATCTAAATCGAGTAATTCAAAAGCTAGTGGCCGCAAGGTGGGCCAAAGTTGGTGTTTTTTACCTAAAGGCATCTTCTGTAAAAAGCTGGTAATAACTCGGCGACGAGCTAATTCCGGAAAAATTTCCGGTTTATAAACGGAAGTAAAAATATCGGCTTGCGGAAATAATTCTGCTAAAGCCAGCACCACCCGTTCCGCGCCGCCTCGGCTAGTCAGCCAATCCGCCACAATCGCAATTTTACAACTAGATAACTCCTTCATCTAATAAGCTCCTTTTCGAGTGAAAACTGCCCAAATAGTCTTGAGAATAATTTGGATATCTAACCACAATGACCAATGTTCGATGTAATACATATCTAACCGCAGATATTCTTCAAACGAAGAATCCGATCTGCCCGAAACTTGCCAAATACCCGTGAGTCCAGGTTTTACCATTAACCGCCGCAGTTGTTGCCGATTATATTCCGCCACTTCATTAGTAAGCGGCGGCCGGGGTCCTACTAAACTCATTTCACCGTTCAAAACATTGAACAATTGAGGTAATTCGTCTAAGCTGGTCCGGCGGATAAAACGTCCTATCTTAGTAACTCGCGGATCATTTTTCATCTTAAACATCGGACCCGAAGCCTCATTTTGGTTGGCTCTGAGTTCACTTAAGACTGCTTCGGCCTGGGCACCACCGTAATTAGAGCCAGTAGACAAATGATTATACATACTGCGGAATTTATAGAAATTGAATTCTTTACCAAATTGTCCTGGACGCCGTTGGATGAATAAAGCTGGACCAGGAGAGTCGCGCCGAATGATCATAGCAATAATAATCATGACAGGCGATAAAATAATTATGCCCAGGGCAGAAAATACAAAATCAAAGACCCGTTTCACGATTCTCCCCCATCCATCCAGAGGAGTCGGACGCAATTCGATGATGGGATAACCTTCTAAAACATCGCTGACCACGTGTAACGCGTGTAGTTCGGTAATGTTGGGTAAATACCGAAAACGAATGCCGTTAATTTCGCAAAAATTAATCAAATCGATACCCAAACCATTACTAGTTAAAAGCTCACCGGCCACAATTACCTGGTCGGTTTGAGATTTGTTAATCAACGCCTCCACATCAGCTGCTTCATGCAAGGCTTCTGCCGATAAGACTTCGATAATCGCCATCCGTTTAGCATAAAACTTTTTTACTTCTTCGATTTCTGGCGTGTTACCAATCACTACAATAAATTCTTTAGCCAAACCGGATTTGGCCAACCACCATTGGCTGTACTTCGATAACCAGCGACCCAAAAAAACCAGGACGATAGCAATCACCCAAACATAAGCTGCAATCAAGCGAGAAAAAAATGATTCTTTAATGCCGAATAAAACGATAATAAATAAAGCCAGGCTGACTGATACGGCAATAAAAACTCGTTGCCAAATTTTTATCAAGCCCTCGTGTGATTTAGGATTGTATAAACCAGTTGATGCAAATATTACCACCCAGCCCAAGGCTATCCAGAAAGTTAGTCCCATATATTGCTGCCAGGGCATCATATAAGACACCGGCGGAGCTGCCAAAATGTTTTGAGTTCTTACCCAATAGGCTAATAGAAAAGCTGCCCAGACCATAAGTAAGTCTAGCGGAACCTGCAAAAATGTGAACAATAGCTGAAATCTTCTCACTGGGACAATATTTTACTTGATATTCCCTCTTATTATATCTGAAAACTATTAAAAAATCTCTTCCCGAGGAAAGAGATTTCTTAAGCTATCTGTCAGCTATAAGCCGAGTTCTGTGCCCTGGTTTGCACCAGAGTGGCAATCATCTATCTAGATCGGCTGTTGCCGGCCGATTCATGCGTTGGGATCTTAACTTATCTGCTCTTAGTTCAAGGCATTGATAAGTTCCGACCCACCCCAACTTGCACCAAACAGGGTTTACCCGGACACTCCGGTCGCCCGGAGGCCTCGCGAGTAGCAAAAAGACAGATTATCAGGTTTGGCCTGATTTTCCGCATAACCACACCTCGCAACTTTTCACCTTTTCCCGCTTACGCGGTTAGTATTGTCTCTGTGGCACTTTCCCTGAGGTCACCCTCGGTCTCTGTTAGAGACTGTTTAAACTAAGACTGGTGCTCGGACTTTCCTCTACTTTTTAAGCAGCGATCACCCACTGACAGACAGCGTAAATATCTTAGCAAAATACCATAGAAAATCAAGTTTTCCCCTAACTCAGCCATTAGAGCCTGTCTGCCGGTAAATCTGAGTTCTTGTTCCCCAACCCAGCCATTGGAGGAGAGGCGATATTTAATTAGATAAATCTTTTAGGGTGGAGCCATGTGTGAGGCCGATAGCATATCGGCCGAGTTTGGCTCTTAAACACCTGAAGATTTATCAATTAAATAGCCTTGACGAACTGGCCGGAGTTTCTGGCCACTCTTTTTAAAAGAGTGGCTAAAAAATCTTTGTTTTGCCATAATAGAAAAGTGAATGAAACGAGAAAACAACCTTTCATTATTGCTATAGCCGGCGGCACCGGTTCCGGCAAAACTTATATTGCCCGCAAGCTGCACGAAGTTGCACCTGAGCAGACTGTTAGTATCTCTCACGATAATTATTATCGCGACCGTAAAGATGTGGCGATCGATCAGCGCAAGGAGCTTAATTATGATGAACCGGCTGCACTGGATAATAAACTGTTTTTGGACCATTTGAAAAAACTGAAAGCGGGCGAAGCGGTTGATATCCCGCAATATGATTTTGCTACTCATACGCGTAAACGCGAAACGGCGCGGGTTCATTCTGCTCCAATCATTATTGTGGAAGGGATTTTGATCTTTACCGATCCGGAAATTCGTCAATTATTTGACCTGTCTGTTTTTGTCGATGTTAAACCCGATATTCGTCTAGCTCGGCGCCTGCAAAGAGATGTGGGTGAACGGGATAGAAATTACGAAGAATCTATCAACCAGTACTTGGTCTCCGCAGGGCCGATGCACGATAAGTATGTCGAGCCCGGCAAGGAATTTGCCGATATTATCATCAACAATAATGGGACCGAAGAAGAACTAAAGGACGGGATCACTACTCTGCAAGCCCGCATCAAAGAAATCCTCGGCCACTGCGAATAGTAGCATCTAGGGGTTAGCATTCAGCATCCAAGAAAAAAATGACCCCCGAGCAGGATAGAGGGGTCTAACCCCCTCTTATTGTTCGAGTTGCACGAGAACTATATAATAGAAACTACCTAGGGCGGTTAGCTCAGCTGATTAGAGCGTTCGCTTGACGTGCGAAAGGTCACTGGTTTGAGCCCAGTACCGCCCACCAGTATAGATGAACGGATTAAAGTCTGTTTTATAAACAGTCGGGGCTTACTGAATAATCTCTAACATAGCTGTATCTTCTCTCTGCGCTGGCAATCCATTGAGATCGGCAGTATCGCCGCTAACAATAAATGGGTATATCGCATCTGTAGTCACAGATTTAGATTCTATCATCATAGTAGCGTTTAAAGTAGCTCCGTATAAGATAGGCGGCATAATGGTAACTGATTTTAAATTGGATTGAGCATTATCGAATAGATCAGTGCTTAATGCCACATTCCCCGCAAAACCGTTCATTCTAATTAATGTGATCATATAAACTTTAGAGCTATCTGGTCCCATGATTTGCGCTATTGGGTTGACTTCAATCACAAAATCTTCTGGCTTAATTATATTTAATGTAGCCATATCCGAACGCAACACCAGTTTGCCGTTTATAAAACTGATACCATTTACTTTAAAATAATGCATAATATCTGACTGTCCATTTATCGTCTTTACAGAAAGTTGCGTATGGTCGTGACCGATTACTAATACATTACTGTCGAATCCAGCTGATTCAATTCCATCTTTACCTATTAAATCCGTGGTAAGAATAATCGGATTACT is a genomic window of Patescibacteria group bacterium containing:
- the infC gene encoding translation initiation factor IF-3, translated to MTQPLRLRVNEQIRLPQVLLIDETGKQAGVVATSEALQRAKGAGLDLVEIAPQLRPPVCKIIDYGKYQYEQEKSQSQQRKKNKSREEKEMRLSLGIDEHDLLIKAKKVDQFLSRQHKVKITVRFRGREIAHPELGKQTLEKFLTLLQTQYTIEKSPLIQNRQLFTILSPK
- a CDS encoding bL35 family ribosomal protein; translation: MPKKMKTHQGTAKRIQITKGGKMKRRKAFQSHNLEKKSAARKRPQKKMQDVAGAIQKKTRRLLAI
- the rplT gene encoding 50S ribosomal protein L20, which encodes MARIKRGILTQKKHKKLRKAVSGFRTSRRHSIKLARQAFLKAGVYAYRDRKAKKRDFRSLWIIRINAALQGLDWGYNKFIHQLQTKKIELDRKILAQLAHQHPQIFAAIVTQIKPN
- a CDS encoding MFS transporter; this encodes MNRIIKYLILSDLVFYTGWGLITPVFAIFIIEKIQGGDLIVVGIATSIYWILMSLLRIPFGIFLDSKKGERDDYAFMVIGLLIAALVPFGYLYIIHPWQLYVLQTIHGIGMAMSLAGWSAIFTRNIDKGRESTEWGLSATGYSIGTGAAGIIGGYAVETFGFNPVFIGVGILGLLGVSLLLSIKQDLVKQPRAAAVRFYANPRDFFLNK
- a CDS encoding DUF4012 domain-containing protein, whose translation is MGENKKYYYIKKKLHPTARRLHFFSHRPEVVLQSNPAVRAVTGGNEHVLDLDFSPEKPHLGIGIIRWTLFFILAVLVYVMGAFLYAGSSDLKDNLLSRGEAGAASLQKGSEALRKLEIDNALVNFNLAEKNFNAGLTTFAELGQSNLLLAGVNFESSQILQGEAIMQTGQHLAKAGILVSEAIKPVIGYWDSLVTVGSNMSNVGEELGKILITNSSKIDLALKEVAAANTNLSLLNIAYVDPAYASLLQDAKDKALTLQTALDLMGNMAKGLPKMMGFGTPRYYLILNQNNNELRPTGGFIGSYVLIKLYQGKLESFFVDSTQRIDGQNLYNDMALPTPLKGITAYYGIRDANWEPNFPTSVRTIQKLYEQSGGGTVDGMIALNPGIIEDILSIMGPVELPKYKFALTAANFVEKTQQQIAVADKSGAYNPKQVLLDFAPVLMDRLFKANSREIRLIGNKLFQRLVSKDILLNFSDASLEDVVSKLNWGGEVRRIAATEDYLYVVTANLGGNKSSRSLVQEISHQANVQTNTSIIDHLTIKYTHTGTNKFPDGISKNYIRVYLPMGSHITKTTGQDENTQIDLDSSDGKTVAGLWLTINPGETKEIALEYELPFKLNFTNGEATYRLILQKQSGNERANLSSFIEVADNMDLTAAGGSEAVRKDMIFSDKLVKDEIVTAPVHKYR
- a CDS encoding glycosyltransferase family 1 protein, producing MRIGVDIRGLLTGQRSGIEQYTLKVLEQLLALDQQNTYVLFYVAYRDLGSKLEYLLSEASFLKNSHVEIRSLKWINFPLLLHAIWKPFGWPWADKICGGLDVMWQPSPRLLPVSRQCRTVITFHDLVFALFPHFYTWKSRLWQWQMNYPYLARTADKMIAVSNSTKQDLVNLYHADPAKISVVYEGVDAIYFIPQPLEAITALRAQFNVPDKYLYYIGSLEPRKNVIAIVRGLHYIKQQEFANIKLVISGAKSWLSEAIFAEVEKLNLGQEVIFTGPVTEQKKITWLQNAAVFVFPTFYEGFGLPVLEAMAAGCPVITANVASLPEVTGAAALLIDPQRQSELDAALFKLLTEPDLAHQLSSAGRQQAHQFTWEKTAAAILNILTNGGE
- a CDS encoding glycosyltransferase, yielding MKELSSCKIAIVADWLTSRGGAERVVLALAELFPQADIFTSVYKPEIFPELARRRVITSFLQKMPLGKKHQLWPTLRPLAFELLDLDNYDIVISSASAEAKGVLTKPETLHICYCHTPTRYYWSHYHYYLQHPEYGGFNWLVKLVMPALIHKLRLWDRVAADRVDVFVANSQTTRQRIKKYYEHEATVIYPPVDTARFTISEKIGDYYLIIGRQTAYKRTDLAIAAFNKLKLPLKIIGTGPALKKWMLRAQRNIEFLGRVSDAEVAHYLSHCRALVMPQEEDAGIVPLEAMAAGRPVIAYRGGGAVETVVMNKTGIFFDQPTPESLMEAVKQCAETKWDPAAIQRQAQKFDRKVFQNSFEDFTRSVYSQHLKKREII
- a CDS encoding sugar transferase, translating into MVWAAFLLAYWVRTQNILAAPPVSYMMPWQQYMGLTFWIALGWVVIFASTGLYNPKSHEGLIKIWQRVFIAVSVSLALFIIVLFGIKESFFSRLIAAYVWVIAIVLVFLGRWLSKYSQWWLAKSGLAKEFIVVIGNTPEIEEVKKFYAKRMAIIEVLSAEALHEAADVEALINKSQTDQVIVAGELLTSNGLGIDLINFCEINGIRFRYLPNITELHALHVVSDVLEGYPIIELRPTPLDGWGRIVKRVFDFVFSALGIIILSPVMIIIAMIIRRDSPGPALFIQRRPGQFGKEFNFYKFRSMYNHLSTGSNYGGAQAEAVLSELRANQNEASGPMFKMKNDPRVTKIGRFIRRTSLDELPQLFNVLNGEMSLVGPRPPLTNEVAEYNRQQLRRLMVKPGLTGIWQVSGRSDSSFEEYLRLDMYYIEHWSLWLDIQIILKTIWAVFTRKGAY
- the udk gene encoding uridine kinase, which encodes MNETRKQPFIIAIAGGTGSGKTYIARKLHEVAPEQTVSISHDNYYRDRKDVAIDQRKELNYDEPAALDNKLFLDHLKKLKAGEAVDIPQYDFATHTRKRETARVHSAPIIIVEGILIFTDPEIRQLFDLSVFVDVKPDIRLARRLQRDVGERDRNYEESINQYLVSAGPMHDKYVEPGKEFADIIINNNGTEEELKDGITTLQARIKEILGHCE